One Setaria italica strain Yugu1 chromosome II, Setaria_italica_v2.0, whole genome shotgun sequence DNA segment encodes these proteins:
- the LOC101759002 gene encoding uncharacterized protein LOC101759002 isoform X2 — protein MEAAAAAEAEAGAGAYEEMLRVVEACAMRIRWRLRPGSKRRLLNDILFLCTGLRPVVLMDYGGTMPQLQENLCSLLHHARQETSILSPLRVMVINDMLYLIHIKGLAEHASPKERSQHQLAFMDLEKSCCKLLTNIEANDTVLEMLSIQDRFSAKYPVDKAVDAPVIRPGITKQMSGLPERTIDGECTDNHNDNRTLLLVDLSAFLETTQIALPSLNGWLLGYPVTYLFRNGSAEAAIQNLSMHSLHIYRVYVCGSCQSGGKQSEEELMSFSVPCGLSMRREEEPWAKSFIARMSEKLSRCNQVWASMRTCDISEALPP, from the exons atggaagcggcggcggcggcggaggcggaggcgggggcgggggcatACGAGGAGATGCTGCGGGTGGTGGAGGCGTGCGCGATGCGCATCAGGTGGCGCCTCCGCCCCGGCTCCAAGCGCCGCCTCCTCAACG ATATCCTCTTTCTGTGCACCGGGTTGCGGCCTGTGGTACTCATGGACTATGGTGGCACGATGCCTCAGCTACAAGAGAATCTTTGCAGCCTGCTGCATCATGCCCGGCAG GAAACAAGCATATTGAGTCCACTTCGAGTAATGGTTATTAATGATATGCTTTACTTGATCCATATTAAAGGACTTGCTGAACATGCATCGCCAAAAGAAAGGTCACAGCACCAGCTAGCTTTCATGGACCTAGAGAAAAGCTGTTGCAAA CTGCTTACAAACATAGAAGCGAATGACACTGTTCTGGAGATGTTATCTATCCAAGATCGATTTTCAGCTAAATACCCTGTTGACAAAGCTGTAGATGCGCCTGTCATTCGACCTGGAATAACAAAGCAAATGTCAGGACTTCCAGAGAGAACTATTGATGGGGAGTGCACTGACAATCACAATGACAACAGAACCTTACTGCTGGTTGATCTGAGTGCCTTCCTCGAGACCACCCAAATTGCCTTGCCCTCTCTGAATGG GTGGCTTTTAGGTTATCCGGTAACATATTTGTTCCGCAATGGAAGTGCTGAGGCGGCTATACAGAATCTCTCCATGCACTCTCTGCATATCTACCGAGTATATGTGTGCGGAAGTTGTCAGTCAGGTGGCAAACAATCAGAAGAGGAACTGATGAG TTTTTCAGTTCCCTGCGGCCTGAGCATGAGGCGTGAAGAAGAGCCATGGGCCAAATCATTTATAGCTCGCATGAGTGAGAAGCTCAGCCGATGCAACCAAGTCTGGGCATCCATGAG GACCTGCGACATATCAGAAGCGTTGCCACCCTGA
- the LOC101759002 gene encoding uncharacterized protein LOC101759002 isoform X1, which yields MEAAAAAEAEAGAGAYEEMLRVVEACAMRIRWRLRPGSKRRLLNDILFLCTGLRPVVLMDYGGTMPQLQENLCSLLHHARQETSILSPLRVMVINDMLYLIHIKGLAEHASPKERSQHQLAFMDLEKSCCKLLTNIEANDTVLEMLSIQDRFSAKYPVDKAVDAPVIRPGITKQMSGLPERTIDGECTDNHNDNRTLLLVDLSAFLETTQIALPSLNGWLLGYPVTYLFRNGSAEAAIQNLSMHSLHIYRVYVCGSCQSGGKQSEEELMSFSVPCGLSMRREEEPWAKSFIARMSEKLSRCNQVWASMRLEVEVFQSQSQVIVL from the exons atggaagcggcggcggcggcggaggcggaggcgggggcgggggcatACGAGGAGATGCTGCGGGTGGTGGAGGCGTGCGCGATGCGCATCAGGTGGCGCCTCCGCCCCGGCTCCAAGCGCCGCCTCCTCAACG ATATCCTCTTTCTGTGCACCGGGTTGCGGCCTGTGGTACTCATGGACTATGGTGGCACGATGCCTCAGCTACAAGAGAATCTTTGCAGCCTGCTGCATCATGCCCGGCAG GAAACAAGCATATTGAGTCCACTTCGAGTAATGGTTATTAATGATATGCTTTACTTGATCCATATTAAAGGACTTGCTGAACATGCATCGCCAAAAGAAAGGTCACAGCACCAGCTAGCTTTCATGGACCTAGAGAAAAGCTGTTGCAAA CTGCTTACAAACATAGAAGCGAATGACACTGTTCTGGAGATGTTATCTATCCAAGATCGATTTTCAGCTAAATACCCTGTTGACAAAGCTGTAGATGCGCCTGTCATTCGACCTGGAATAACAAAGCAAATGTCAGGACTTCCAGAGAGAACTATTGATGGGGAGTGCACTGACAATCACAATGACAACAGAACCTTACTGCTGGTTGATCTGAGTGCCTTCCTCGAGACCACCCAAATTGCCTTGCCCTCTCTGAATGG GTGGCTTTTAGGTTATCCGGTAACATATTTGTTCCGCAATGGAAGTGCTGAGGCGGCTATACAGAATCTCTCCATGCACTCTCTGCATATCTACCGAGTATATGTGTGCGGAAGTTGTCAGTCAGGTGGCAAACAATCAGAAGAGGAACTGATGAG TTTTTCAGTTCCCTGCGGCCTGAGCATGAGGCGTGAAGAAGAGCCATGGGCCAAATCATTTATAGCTCGCATGAGTGAGAAGCTCAGCCGATGCAACCAAGTCTGGGCATCCATGAGGTTAGAGGTTGAGGTTTTTCAGAGCCAATCGCAGGTCATTGTGTTATAG